The following are encoded together in the Sediminitomix flava genome:
- a CDS encoding SusD/RagB family nutrient-binding outer membrane lipoprotein has product MRLFNKIVMGIGTAAVLLTSCTKNFEEINTNPNDPENVPTVSLALSGSRVLMDNIRDEWFAGRMVTPWVQYWAQVNYTEEDRFQYRENSNNSTFKALYGTVMDFERIIEIAEDPELSGAYSLAYGNPNNQIQAARIMKAWAFQLITDTYGPVPYSTYGSKEENPDFNALMAHEGVTNPDYVSQERIYADLLNELSEAVAAIDEGERVFDRNIIFERETAASWKKFGNSLRLRIAVQAQKQGVPGAAETIAELANGENLITSNDDNAAWFYDGSTLKGAPMYKAYFVNNRTDFAVAKPLIDLLKGKTSTNGTANPFADLTDPRLFRYAVSVNVDETHFRGGTVEDAQSLDPADYEGIPYGVPSEVAGAFAMSRVSMPGEPVLAADAAEIYIEAAEVYFLLSEINGFDQANYEAGVRASMERWGVESADIDAYIANLPAASEETVLTQKYIALYGQPHQAWSEYRRTGYPKHLIKKGDFTGANYLDGNAIIADAPMGDANDVFFAPLVDIDDLPARVNFAQEEELLNPAGYNQGKALIGEDHQSTTLWIFK; this is encoded by the coding sequence ATGAGATTATTCAATAAAATAGTTATGGGTATCGGGACGGCAGCAGTATTGCTGACGTCTTGTACCAAGAACTTTGAGGAGATCAATACTAACCCTAACGATCCAGAAAATGTACCAACAGTATCTCTAGCTTTGAGTGGCTCAAGAGTCTTGATGGATAACATTCGTGATGAATGGTTTGCTGGTCGTATGGTAACACCATGGGTTCAGTACTGGGCACAAGTAAACTATACTGAAGAAGATAGATTCCAGTACAGAGAGAACTCAAATAACTCGACTTTCAAAGCATTGTATGGTACTGTAATGGACTTCGAGCGTATCATCGAGATTGCTGAAGATCCAGAATTGTCAGGAGCGTATAGCTTGGCTTACGGAAACCCTAACAACCAAATTCAAGCGGCTCGTATCATGAAAGCTTGGGCATTCCAATTAATCACTGATACTTACGGTCCAGTTCCTTACTCTACTTACGGATCAAAAGAGGAGAATCCTGACTTTAATGCTTTGATGGCGCATGAAGGTGTTACAAACCCTGATTATGTTTCTCAAGAGCGTATTTATGCAGATCTTTTGAACGAGTTGAGCGAAGCTGTTGCTGCAATTGACGAAGGAGAAAGAGTATTTGATAGAAATATTATTTTCGAAAGAGAAACAGCAGCAAGCTGGAAAAAATTTGGTAACTCTTTACGTTTAAGAATTGCTGTTCAAGCACAAAAACAAGGAGTACCAGGTGCAGCAGAAACAATTGCTGAGCTTGCAAACGGTGAGAATTTGATTACTTCAAATGACGATAACGCAGCATGGTTCTACGATGGTTCTACTTTGAAAGGAGCGCCAATGTATAAAGCATACTTCGTAAATAACCGTACTGACTTTGCAGTAGCAAAACCATTAATCGACTTGTTGAAAGGTAAAACTTCTACAAACGGTACTGCTAACCCATTTGCAGATCTTACTGACCCTCGTTTATTCAGATATGCAGTTTCTGTAAATGTTGATGAAACTCACTTTAGAGGTGGAACAGTTGAAGACGCTCAGTCTTTAGACCCTGCAGATTACGAAGGTATCCCTTACGGTGTACCAAGTGAAGTAGCTGGTGCATTTGCAATGTCAAGAGTATCTATGCCAGGTGAGCCTGTATTGGCAGCAGATGCAGCTGAAATTTATATTGAAGCAGCAGAAGTTTACTTCTTGCTTTCAGAAATCAACGGATTTGATCAAGCAAACTACGAAGCTGGTGTAAGAGCTTCTATGGAAAGATGGGGTGTTGAGTCAGCAGACATCGACGCTTATATCGCTAATCTTCCAGCGGCTTCTGAAGAAACAGTACTTACTCAAAAGTACATTGCGTTGTACGGACAGCCTCACCAAGCATGGTCTGAGTACCGTAGAACGGGTTACCCTAAACACCTAATCAAGAAAGGTGACTTTACAGGTGCAAACTACCTTGACGGTAATGCAATTATCGCTGATGCTCCTATGGGAGATGCAAACGATGTATTCTTTGCTCCTTTGGTAGATATCGATGATCTTCCAGCTCGTGTTAACTTCGCTCAAGAAGAGGAGTTGTTGAACCCAGCTGGTTACAATCAAGGTAAAGCTTTGATTGGAGAAGATCACCAGTCAACTACACTTTGGATTTTCAAATAA
- a CDS encoding patatin-like phospholipase family protein codes for MRGKKYKLGLALSGGGAKGLAHIGIIKYLVETERIPEIIAGTSAGSLVGTLFAAGNSIEKIQDFFYSNSLFSWSYFSTNQAGLIDPAKLRKLLEPYFPEDNFEALQIPVKIVATDMLQGKVKVFEEGSVIDSVLASIAYPFVFAPMKIGNTIYSDGGILNHFPADLIHKDCKKLIGVYVSPDEQKTEEDLKNVRQIVIRAMELMGVEAERKKFDLCHDMFYMDELLGYTTFDTRNEILDEIIDIGYQSAKSHYEKDHVTT; via the coding sequence ATGAGGGGAAAGAAATATAAGCTTGGATTGGCGCTTTCTGGTGGTGGAGCCAAAGGTTTGGCGCACATCGGAATCATCAAATACCTTGTAGAAACCGAGCGCATACCCGAAATTATAGCAGGGACAAGTGCTGGTTCATTGGTCGGGACACTCTTTGCTGCGGGTAATTCCATTGAAAAAATTCAAGACTTCTTCTACTCTAACTCTTTATTTTCTTGGAGCTATTTCTCAACAAATCAAGCTGGACTTATAGACCCCGCTAAATTGCGTAAACTCCTAGAGCCTTACTTCCCCGAAGATAATTTTGAAGCCTTACAAATCCCTGTGAAAATAGTTGCCACAGATATGCTACAAGGGAAGGTAAAGGTCTTTGAAGAAGGCTCTGTGATTGATAGTGTACTCGCTTCCATTGCCTATCCTTTTGTGTTTGCCCCAATGAAAATTGGTAATACAATTTATAGTGATGGCGGAATTCTGAATCATTTTCCGGCTGACCTCATCCATAAAGATTGTAAAAAGCTAATTGGAGTATATGTATCTCCCGATGAACAAAAGACAGAGGAAGATCTCAAAAATGTGCGTCAGATTGTAATTAGAGCCATGGAACTCATGGGTGTTGAAGCTGAAAGAAAAAAGTTTGACCTCTGCCATGATATGTTTTATATGGATGAATTACTCGGATACACCACTTTCGACACACGCAATGAAATCTTAGACGAAATTATAGATATTGGCTACCAAAGTGCCAAATCGCATTACGAAAAAGATCATGTAACTACATAA
- a CDS encoding SusC/RagA family TonB-linked outer membrane protein, which translates to MMRRTLFALSMLLGTISIAIGQERQVTGTVTDANGEPLPGVAVLVVGTTTGSITSFEGIYTVDVPEEGAELQFSSVGYATQTVAVGSKSEVNISLVEDAEQLEEVVVTALGISRDKASLGYSVQAVDGAQLAESQPSSAMSALSGNVAGVQVSGGGGMMGGSTRVLVRGASSISGNNEPLYVVDGVPLDNSNFNSANAARGAGGYDYGNMALDINPDDIETMSVLKGPAAAALYGSRAANGVVMITTKKGNNGQKGIGVEWNSTVAFEKVNRMASLQRQYGGGFGDFSEYYTMSDGTKVPVANFAMDQSWGPKYGGQQVVQWHNIDMNGQVTGASPWTAPTNDVEDFFELGVGFKNSVAVVGNNDKGSFRLSYTNQTASGTMPNHEMQKNGFSLNSNYKLTDKLTAQAAVNYMNTQTTARPMTGYDGGNVMQQFTQWGQRQLDMERLSDYKYADGSQRTWNRTSLTNPNPQYTDNPYWVRYENYQDDQRDRFYGNIGLTYQINDWLTASGKVYGDMYNFVVNERTAVGSQAQSGFSQLIENFKEFNYEGMVAFNKDLGSDFNLSGNVGVNQRHMVRDNMYGTTVGGLQLPGVYTLTNSIDPALVENGKYEKKVNSVFGSASLGWRSMLYLDVTARNDWSSTLPEGNNSYFYPSITGSFVFTELPAVQNVSWLDFGKVRAGFAQVGNDTDPYMLRETYVNTDGVGFDYTVPNTLLAEDLRPERTNSWEVGLEAAMFDSRITIDATYYENKTEDLITTVALSGSSGYYYQMMNAGTMENKGVELMLGADVIRTKDFSWNVNVNFSKNINQLTELAPGIDNYRMANAPFAVSVNAFVGQSYGAIMGTNYVYHEETGKPIVGEDGRYLTSGTEVLGSVVPDYNLGIRNTFRYKNLDFSFLIDKQQGGSYHSTTYMWGMYSGMLEETAANGVRENGIVLDAVYADGTPNTTAISAQQWGSDHYSGPQAQNVFDASYVKLRDVNIGYTFPQALFGGHVQKLRLSAYGRNLAMWGLANKHIDPEMAVTSSGNVQGLEGGALPSTATFGFNLSAKF; encoded by the coding sequence ATGATGAGAAGAACACTTTTTGCCCTGTCTATGTTGTTGGGAACAATCTCAATAGCTATAGGACAAGAAAGACAAGTAACAGGTACTGTTACTGACGCAAATGGAGAGCCATTACCAGGTGTTGCAGTCCTTGTAGTAGGAACAACTACTGGTAGTATTACAAGCTTCGAAGGTATTTACACTGTTGACGTTCCAGAGGAAGGAGCAGAACTCCAGTTCAGTAGTGTAGGTTATGCAACGCAAACTGTAGCAGTCGGATCAAAATCGGAAGTTAATATTTCATTGGTCGAAGATGCTGAGCAATTAGAGGAAGTAGTCGTTACTGCCTTGGGTATTTCAAGAGATAAAGCATCTCTAGGTTATTCAGTTCAAGCAGTGGATGGAGCACAACTCGCAGAATCTCAGCCATCAAGTGCCATGTCAGCGCTTTCAGGTAACGTAGCCGGTGTACAAGTATCTGGTGGTGGAGGTATGATGGGTGGTTCTACACGTGTATTGGTACGTGGAGCTTCATCAATCTCAGGAAACAACGAACCTCTATATGTAGTAGACGGTGTGCCTTTAGATAACTCTAACTTCAACTCTGCTAATGCAGCAAGGGGTGCAGGTGGTTATGACTATGGTAACATGGCGCTAGATATTAACCCAGATGACATTGAAACAATGTCAGTATTGAAAGGTCCAGCGGCAGCAGCATTGTACGGTTCACGTGCGGCTAATGGTGTCGTTATGATTACTACGAAAAAAGGAAATAACGGTCAAAAAGGTATCGGTGTTGAGTGGAATTCTACAGTAGCTTTTGAAAAAGTGAACAGAATGGCAAGCTTACAAAGACAATACGGTGGTGGTTTCGGAGATTTCTCTGAGTATTACACGATGTCTGATGGTACTAAAGTTCCTGTAGCAAACTTTGCAATGGACCAAAGTTGGGGTCCTAAATACGGTGGACAACAAGTTGTACAATGGCACAATATCGATATGAACGGCCAAGTAACAGGAGCTTCTCCTTGGACAGCGCCAACAAATGATGTAGAAGACTTCTTTGAATTAGGAGTTGGGTTCAAAAACTCGGTAGCAGTAGTAGGTAACAATGATAAAGGTTCTTTCCGTTTGTCATACACTAACCAAACTGCTTCTGGTACAATGCCGAATCACGAAATGCAAAAGAACGGATTCAGCTTGAACAGTAACTACAAATTGACTGATAAGTTAACAGCACAAGCAGCAGTTAACTATATGAATACACAAACTACTGCTCGTCCTATGACTGGATACGATGGTGGTAACGTAATGCAACAATTCACGCAGTGGGGACAACGTCAGTTGGATATGGAAAGACTATCTGACTATAAATATGCTGATGGTTCTCAAAGAACTTGGAACAGAACGTCACTTACTAATCCAAATCCACAATATACGGATAACCCATATTGGGTTCGTTACGAGAACTACCAAGATGACCAAAGAGATAGATTCTATGGTAACATTGGTTTGACTTACCAAATCAATGACTGGTTAACAGCTTCTGGTAAGGTATACGGAGATATGTATAATTTCGTAGTAAACGAAAGAACAGCAGTAGGTTCTCAAGCGCAATCAGGTTTCTCTCAATTGATTGAGAACTTTAAAGAATTCAACTATGAAGGTATGGTTGCATTCAATAAAGATCTAGGTTCTGACTTCAACTTGTCAGGTAACGTTGGTGTGAACCAAAGACATATGGTAAGAGATAACATGTACGGTACTACTGTAGGTGGTCTTCAATTGCCAGGTGTATATACTTTGACTAACTCAATTGACCCAGCGCTTGTTGAGAATGGAAAATATGAGAAGAAAGTAAACTCAGTATTCGGAAGTGCTTCATTAGGTTGGAGAAGCATGTTGTACTTAGATGTTACAGCTCGTAACGACTGGTCTTCAACACTTCCAGAAGGTAATAACTCTTACTTCTACCCATCAATCACAGGTTCATTTGTATTCACTGAACTTCCAGCAGTACAAAATGTATCATGGTTAGACTTCGGTAAGGTTCGTGCAGGTTTCGCTCAAGTAGGTAACGATACTGACCCTTACATGTTGAGAGAGACGTATGTAAACACGGATGGTGTAGGTTTCGATTATACTGTTCCAAATACACTTTTGGCAGAAGACTTGAGACCAGAGCGTACAAACTCTTGGGAAGTTGGTTTGGAAGCAGCAATGTTTGATAGTCGAATCACTATTGATGCGACTTACTACGAGAACAAAACTGAAGACTTGATTACTACTGTAGCATTGTCAGGTTCGTCAGGGTACTACTACCAAATGATGAACGCAGGTACAATGGAGAACAAAGGGGTTGAATTGATGTTAGGAGCTGACGTGATCAGAACAAAAGATTTCTCTTGGAATGTGAACGTGAACTTCTCGAAAAACATCAACCAGTTAACAGAACTTGCTCCTGGTATCGACAACTACCGTATGGCAAATGCACCTTTCGCAGTATCAGTTAACGCATTCGTTGGACAATCTTACGGAGCAATCATGGGTACGAACTATGTATACCACGAAGAAACTGGTAAGCCAATTGTAGGTGAAGACGGACGTTACTTAACTTCAGGTACAGAAGTATTGGGTTCAGTAGTTCCAGATTATAACTTGGGTATTAGAAACACATTCAGATACAAGAATCTTGATTTCAGTTTCTTGATCGATAAGCAACAAGGTGGTAGCTATCACTCGACTACTTACATGTGGGGTATGTACTCAGGTATGTTAGAAGAGACAGCTGCAAATGGTGTTCGTGAGAATGGAATCGTATTGGATGCAGTTTATGCAGATGGTACTCCAAACACAACAGCAATTTCAGCGCAACAATGGGGATCGGATCACTATTCAGGACCACAAGCACAAAACGTATTCGATGCTTCTTATGTGAAGCTACGTGATGTGAACATTGGTTATACATTCCCTCAAGCATTGTTCGGCGGTCATGTTCAGAAGTTGAGACTTTCAGCATACGGACGTAACCTAGCAATGTGGGGATTGGCAAACAAACATATCGATCCTGAGATGGCAGTTACTTCAAGTGGTAACGTACAAGGTCTAGAAGGTGGTGCATTACCATCAACAGCGACATTTGGTTTCAACCTGTCAGCAAAATTCTAA
- a CDS encoding isochorismatase family protein, translated as MKKVTTFSKSLFVFIFLLVGLSANAQKIGENFIPKDPKTDNLLTSENTVLLVIDFQDEMLGVVKNIDQKVLVNNTQAIIKTANVFDIPVIESTIGVELGANKPTVADIKQEIDTEVENIDRISLNAWQNKAVIDAVKKTGRKKLLITGLWTSGCPTYTALDAIADGYEVYILTDVMGDATTDAHNRAIQRMVQAGAIPFTWEGAGAEILRAYTNPKAMQDDKVEGGFVQIMKEHFYNFAGMY; from the coding sequence ATGAAAAAAGTGACAACATTCTCAAAATCGCTATTCGTATTCATTTTTCTTTTGGTAGGCTTGAGTGCCAATGCACAGAAAATTGGAGAGAATTTCATTCCAAAAGATCCTAAAACAGACAATCTGCTTACATCTGAAAATACTGTTTTGTTAGTCATCGACTTTCAAGATGAGATGTTAGGTGTAGTTAAAAACATCGACCAAAAGGTATTGGTGAATAATACACAGGCAATCATTAAAACAGCCAATGTATTTGACATTCCTGTCATTGAGTCAACGATTGGAGTGGAGCTTGGGGCAAACAAACCTACAGTTGCAGACATCAAGCAAGAAATTGATACTGAAGTTGAAAACATCGACCGTATTTCGTTGAATGCGTGGCAAAACAAAGCGGTCATTGATGCGGTGAAGAAAACAGGAAGAAAGAAGCTTCTAATTACAGGGCTTTGGACTTCGGGCTGTCCGACTTACACGGCACTAGATGCAATAGCAGATGGTTATGAGGTGTATATTTTAACGGATGTAATGGGAGATGCTACTACAGATGCACACAATAGAGCGATCCAAAGAATGGTACAAGCAGGTGCAATACCGTTTACTTGGGAAGGTGCAGGTGCTGAAATCTTAAGAGCATATACAAACCCGAAAGCAATGCAAGATGATAAAGTAGAAGGTGGTTTTGTTCAAATCATGAAAGAGCACTTCTATAACTTTGCTGGAATGTATTAA
- a CDS encoding 1-acyl-sn-glycerol-3-phosphate acyltransferase — translation MLYHLIKYISRYVFLKVYLHRVKRVNWDKIPWDKPLILAANHPATLLDPTLLGSYAEKNVHYLAKASLFNSNWKNKLFRSLHMIPVVRAMDKGEGNKIGAKNSDSFQHCYEVLKQNEGIVIFSEGVSIWGRQLKKLKSGTARIAFGAELENNYDLDVYIVPISLNYTDITRPFSSVMMVAGEPIRIRDYQIDYEENSSATTRKVTKLLEDRLTENLYLTDGRSQEIEIEMISGMYFESSFHNLKVGYQLKDHLDWQKNVGHYIQRLKEEDPERLKFIRKQIDMYQASINIFGLKDYAFWYKNQNQLRISLAMILGFIISPIFLWGVFHHYPIYKSVQKIAKKLAQPVESWAPVMLILASIALPLSYWVYASIYQHFFNQGLIVYLLSLPISAYTAGHLWYYYKTRGIQWRRLWLRLRHPNVYKQIEVQRNKVLSLIDDVIKTYEGKEI, via the coding sequence ATGTTGTATCATCTCATAAAGTATATTTCGAGATATGTCTTTCTAAAAGTATATCTTCATCGAGTTAAAAGAGTAAACTGGGATAAAATCCCTTGGGACAAGCCTCTGATCTTGGCTGCAAATCATCCTGCGACCTTACTTGACCCAACCCTATTGGGAAGTTATGCAGAAAAAAACGTCCATTATCTCGCAAAAGCCTCACTTTTCAATAGCAATTGGAAAAACAAGTTATTCCGATCTTTACATATGATTCCTGTCGTACGAGCGATGGACAAAGGAGAAGGAAACAAGATTGGAGCAAAGAACAGCGATAGTTTTCAACATTGCTACGAGGTACTAAAGCAAAATGAAGGCATTGTGATTTTCTCAGAAGGAGTTTCGATTTGGGGAAGACAACTCAAGAAATTAAAAAGTGGAACTGCCCGTATCGCCTTTGGGGCAGAACTCGAAAACAATTATGATTTAGATGTTTACATCGTCCCGATTTCTTTAAACTATACAGACATTACTCGTCCTTTTTCTAGTGTTATGATGGTTGCTGGTGAACCGATCAGAATCAGAGACTATCAAATAGATTATGAAGAAAATTCTTCCGCGACCACGCGAAAAGTAACCAAACTCCTAGAAGATCGACTGACTGAAAACCTTTACCTCACAGATGGACGAAGCCAAGAAATAGAGATTGAAATGATTTCGGGTATGTATTTCGAAAGCTCTTTTCACAACCTTAAAGTCGGCTATCAACTCAAAGACCATTTGGATTGGCAAAAAAATGTAGGGCATTACATTCAAAGACTAAAAGAAGAGGATCCCGAAAGACTCAAATTTATTCGTAAGCAAATCGATATGTACCAAGCTTCCATCAATATTTTCGGTTTGAAAGACTACGCTTTTTGGTACAAAAATCAGAATCAGCTCAGAATTAGTTTAGCTATGATTTTGGGCTTTATCATCTCCCCTATTTTCTTGTGGGGTGTTTTTCACCATTATCCTATTTATAAATCGGTTCAGAAAATTGCAAAGAAACTCGCTCAGCCTGTAGAATCTTGGGCACCTGTCATGCTTATACTTGCCTCCATCGCTTTACCTCTGAGTTATTGGGTTTATGCGAGTATTTACCAACACTTTTTTAACCAAGGACTTATCGTATATTTATTAAGTCTTCCAATTTCTGCCTACACCGCTGGTCATCTTTGGTATTATTACAAAACTCGAGGAATTCAATGGCGTAGACTATGGTTAAGACTAAGACACCCGAATGTCTACAAACAAATAGAAGTACAACGCAATAAAGTTTTAAGCCTGATCGATGATGTTATCAAGACTTATGAGGGGAAAGAAATATAA
- a CDS encoding right-handed parallel beta-helix repeat-containing protein yields MKYLLTLTLLLCLLSSTYSLIAQDELACNCDIIVPAGTTTINGDFENALSSEFAVQVSGGETICLSAGDYPDLNIKNLKGTAENPITIINCGGKVRIGTSPWTHAVKINNTEHLRFSGTGVEGLTYGIEVTFLTYREVIAPSGIITEGQCQGLELDHLEIHNTPFAGIIIKYDPKCFLEDSWQRNYLMQGIRVHDNWIYDTGSEGLYIGYTGGPIDCDAENTIFPHKIENVQIYKNLIQRTGWDALQVYQTSNCDIYENVVEDYGFFNELFQNTGIDIGWKTSARIYNNKVNRGSGIGIEIKAQGGIEVFNNQISNAGFDGIYANDVDTEVGRLAYRFTHNTIVKTGRYGIRLENFQTDNQAPNSLDLIANNLITEITPSSVSLSTSTSSISPSVIRSFSTSSDTKSKSSEKETRKEEKEQEKEDRKEAKQEWKEFKKWLIDNKAHWKNWVKIEMENEIDPQTQVYFTEMLDKYKTQRMTTDIEEIQSKSTFSTLSIPFINKDYIYTARPFNVDTLGNCNHVEARTILFTDTLNGDFSLQIGSPAMDICPTVSLAPNVDINGEERISGSAADAGAIELQQYYVEVENSLGEAIEGTLKIYDGSTYQTYESPLTGKWILPKTQTYSKVRLIVNNGQKTISNPFKNEDGRFFQTIPVSVSLLNSDSIPLEGGRIQHAGGETAFDEVFAATDTNGTSSLELLPATYKFRMTYAHGSEQKNSIKIKEGNQNVIFQTVNTQLALDRCEDETRIAPQAAVIYKGFDKSTTPLYTDSNGEVYTELLPDVYNFWVTANDKTIKFSKVHVDLTTPFAHFPLSKTQFLNDGLVQFKAGGEWYDLPEEGIELIEGNYRFRTFDTNGVKTLDQTMAVSGCAFIYDNLPSSPEIPETSIYPQPANTHIFVPMIPQLPDEVIIFDINSNIYPVSFNDISFEGGVFKINLQNMGLNNGLYILQWSIDNQSSSETFMIQN; encoded by the coding sequence TTGAAATACCTACTAACTCTCACTCTATTGTTGTGCCTTCTAAGCTCAACCTATTCCCTAATTGCCCAAGATGAACTAGCTTGTAATTGTGATATCATCGTCCCAGCGGGTACAACTACCATCAATGGGGATTTTGAAAATGCTCTTTCTTCCGAATTTGCAGTACAAGTTTCTGGAGGAGAAACCATTTGTCTTTCGGCAGGAGATTACCCCGACCTTAACATCAAAAACTTAAAAGGTACAGCTGAAAATCCTATCACGATTATCAATTGTGGTGGAAAAGTCAGAATTGGCACATCACCTTGGACACATGCGGTCAAAATCAATAATACCGAGCATCTCCGTTTTTCAGGTACAGGAGTAGAAGGACTCACCTACGGTATTGAAGTCACATTTCTTACTTACAGAGAAGTCATTGCTCCTAGCGGAATCATCACCGAAGGTCAGTGTCAAGGCTTAGAATTAGATCACCTCGAAATCCACAATACACCTTTTGCGGGTATAATCATCAAGTATGATCCTAAGTGCTTTTTAGAAGACTCTTGGCAAAGAAATTACCTCATGCAAGGTATTCGTGTGCATGACAACTGGATTTATGATACAGGAAGTGAAGGTCTCTATATCGGATATACAGGAGGCCCAATTGACTGTGATGCTGAAAATACCATCTTCCCTCATAAAATTGAGAATGTTCAGATTTACAAAAACCTAATCCAACGAACAGGTTGGGATGCGCTTCAAGTCTACCAAACAAGTAATTGTGATATCTATGAAAATGTAGTTGAAGATTACGGCTTCTTCAACGAGTTATTTCAGAATACAGGAATTGATATCGGATGGAAAACCTCTGCCCGAATCTACAACAACAAAGTAAATAGAGGTTCTGGAATAGGAATCGAGATAAAAGCCCAAGGCGGAATTGAAGTATTCAATAATCAGATAAGCAACGCTGGCTTTGATGGTATTTATGCCAATGATGTGGATACCGAAGTGGGTCGACTAGCCTACCGATTTACACACAATACCATAGTAAAAACAGGTCGTTACGGTATCAGACTTGAAAACTTCCAAACAGATAATCAAGCCCCTAATAGCCTTGACCTTATTGCCAACAATCTGATTACTGAAATCACACCTAGTTCTGTTTCTTTGTCTACTAGTACTTCAAGTATTTCTCCTTCTGTTATTCGTTCTTTTAGCACAAGCTCTGATACCAAGTCAAAGAGCAGTGAGAAAGAAACACGAAAAGAGGAAAAAGAGCAAGAAAAGGAAGACCGAAAAGAAGCTAAACAAGAGTGGAAAGAATTTAAGAAATGGCTCATAGATAATAAAGCACATTGGAAAAACTGGGTAAAAATTGAAATGGAAAATGAAATAGATCCACAAACCCAAGTTTACTTTACAGAAATGTTAGATAAATACAAAACGCAGCGGATGACGACCGACATTGAAGAAATACAGTCTAAATCTACATTTTCTACCCTTTCTATTCCTTTTATCAATAAGGATTATATCTATACCGCCCGCCCATTCAATGTAGATACACTCGGTAACTGTAACCACGTAGAAGCGCGTACAATCCTTTTCACAGATACTTTAAACGGAGATTTTAGTCTTCAGATCGGGTCACCTGCAATGGATATATGCCCTACAGTCAGTTTAGCCCCAAATGTTGATATTAATGGAGAAGAACGAATCAGTGGTTCTGCTGCTGATGCTGGAGCAATCGAACTGCAACAGTATTATGTTGAGGTCGAAAATAGTTTGGGAGAAGCCATTGAAGGTACACTCAAAATTTACGATGGAAGTACGTACCAAACCTATGAAAGCCCACTGACTGGGAAATGGATTTTACCAAAAACTCAAACGTATTCAAAGGTGAGGTTAATCGTCAATAACGGTCAAAAAACCATCTCAAATCCATTTAAAAATGAAGATGGGCGGTTTTTCCAAACGATTCCTGTCAGTGTTTCTCTCTTGAACTCCGATAGTATCCCACTCGAAGGAGGTCGCATTCAACATGCTGGTGGAGAAACTGCTTTCGATGAAGTATTTGCAGCAACAGATACCAATGGTACATCTAGTCTAGAACTGCTTCCTGCTACATACAAATTCAGAATGACCTACGCTCATGGGAGTGAACAAAAAAATAGTATCAAAATAAAAGAAGGGAATCAGAATGTGATTTTCCAAACTGTAAACACACAATTAGCCCTTGATCGTTGTGAAGATGAAACGAGAATAGCTCCTCAAGCGGCGGTCATTTACAAAGGCTTTGATAAAAGTACAACCCCTCTTTATACTGATTCAAATGGAGAAGTTTACACAGAACTCCTACCCGATGTGTATAACTTTTGGGTAACCGCAAATGACAAAACAATCAAGTTTTCGAAAGTACATGTAGACTTAACTACACCTTTTGCTCATTTTCCACTTTCAAAAACACAATTCCTTAATGATGGATTAGTGCAATTTAAAGCTGGAGGAGAATGGTATGACCTTCCCGAAGAGGGAATAGAATTGATTGAGGGAAACTATCGATTCAGAACTTTTGATACTAATGGAGTAAAAACACTCGATCAGACTATGGCGGTAAGTGGTTGTGCGTTTATTTATGACAACTTACCAAGTTCACCCGAAATACCAGAAACAAGTATATATCCACAGCCTGCAAATACACATATTTTTGTACCAATGATCCCACAACTTCCCGATGAAGTCATCATTTTTGACATTAACTCAAATATATACCCTGTATCTTTTAATGATATTTCATTTGAAGGTGGTGTATTCAAGATTAACCTTCAAAATATGGGCTTAAATAATGGTCTCTACATCTTGCAATGGTCTATCGATAATCAGTCTTCTTCTGAAACTTTTATGATTCAAAATTAG